From one Lycorma delicatula isolate Av1 chromosome 2, ASM4794821v1, whole genome shotgun sequence genomic stretch:
- the LOC142320217 gene encoding protein FAM136A-like, with product MDKGFEEQSRRLETAMNGLVEDLDKTHLRKMHADMHTCAARCCQSKDDSLETVYNCVENCRLPVDHAWSFVESELINFHEKLSQCLDQCNAKSKWMSQNSEVQLTRSTKEMEDCTTRCVDQMINALPKVAERMKQNLNRSSMKRAAVFSNLANEDL from the coding sequence atggataaaggATTTGAAGAACAAAGCAGGCGGTTAGAAACCGCGATGAATGGACTTGTCGAAGACTTGGATAAAACTCATTTAAGGAAGATGCACGCCGATATGCATACATGTGCAGCAAGGTGTTGTCAAAGTAAAGATGATTCACTAGAAACAGTTTATAATTGCGTAGAAAATTGTAGATTGCCAGTCGACCATGCATGGAGTTTTGTTGAATCTGAATTGATCAACTTTCACGAAAAACTTTCTCAGTGCTTGGACCAATGTAATGCAAAAAGTAAATGGATGTCACAAAATTCTGAAGTTCAGTTAACCAGATCGACTAAAGAAATGGAAGACTGCACAACTAGGTGTGTTGATCAAATGATTAATGCTTTACCGAAAGTTGCTGAgagaatgaaacaaaatttaaaccgtTCATCTATGAAAAGAGCGGCTGTATTCAGTAATTTGGCTAATGAAgatctttaa